From a single Ignavibacteria bacterium genomic region:
- a CDS encoding AAA family ATPase, with protein sequence MKRLPLGIQTFSHLMGNDYIYVDKTGFISRLIDSHKYAFLARPRRFGKSLFLSTLEGFFLGNKELFSGLALYDYPNWQKHPVIRLDFSDMELSTLANFSESLMDRFKEIANEENLDVQSNIPSNYFSSLIKELYKKYNKGVVILVDEYDKPLTDHLYKTEIALSMRDFLQSVFARIKASDEYIRFVFITGISKFSKVSLFSGLNQMSDISMNKEFGTLFGYTQTELKSYFGDRISILADEFGISNTELLQKVKFWYNGYSWDGEEKLYNPFSILNFLKNGKFENYWFSTGTPSQLIKFIENSKPGLDLFRNVTANYYTFDVDSLTNISAKNFLFQTGYLTIKEKKSIKGEEEFLLDFPNYEVQSSYFDYLFANAANRAADDIKTKAKVLKDALEESDFTGFEEALRFLFAQIPSNLHIEQERFYHSLFIMIMYLSGIEVEAEVSTNIGRIDGVMEFPDKIYILEFKFNLPPEEGLKQILAKKYYEKYLSSGKKIFLVGVGFTRQDIKVSWFENNT encoded by the coding sequence ATGAAAAGACTTCCTTTAGGAATCCAAACCTTTTCCCATTTGATGGGTAATGACTATATATATGTAGATAAGACCGGTTTCATCTCCCGGTTGATCGATTCGCATAAATATGCTTTCCTGGCTCGTCCCAGAAGGTTTGGGAAATCTCTTTTTCTCTCAACCTTGGAGGGGTTCTTTTTGGGAAATAAAGAGCTCTTTAGCGGGCTCGCATTATATGACTACCCCAACTGGCAGAAACATCCCGTTATCAGGTTGGATTTCTCGGACATGGAGCTAAGTACTTTGGCAAATTTCAGTGAATCATTGATGGACAGATTCAAAGAAATTGCCAACGAGGAAAATCTGGATGTTCAATCAAATATCCCCTCAAATTATTTTTCCAGCCTGATTAAAGAACTTTATAAGAAATACAACAAGGGGGTCGTGATTCTGGTTGATGAATATGATAAACCATTGACAGATCATCTCTATAAAACAGAAATTGCCTTAAGTATGAGGGATTTTCTTCAGTCTGTTTTCGCCCGAATAAAGGCATCGGATGAGTATATCAGATTTGTATTTATCACCGGGATAAGCAAGTTTTCAAAAGTTTCCCTCTTTTCGGGTCTTAATCAAATGTCTGATATCTCCATGAACAAGGAATTTGGCACCTTGTTTGGATATACTCAGACAGAACTTAAGTCTTATTTTGGTGACCGCATTTCAATTTTGGCAGACGAATTTGGAATTTCAAATACCGAGCTGTTGCAAAAAGTAAAATTCTGGTATAATGGTTACAGTTGGGACGGAGAAGAGAAATTATATAATCCGTTTTCAATTCTTAATTTTCTTAAGAACGGTAAATTTGAGAACTACTGGTTCTCCACAGGCACCCCTTCGCAATTGATAAAGTTTATTGAAAACAGCAAGCCGGGTCTTGACCTTTTTAGAAATGTAACCGCAAATTATTACACATTTGATGTGGACAGCCTGACCAATATCTCTGCAAAAAACTTTCTTTTTCAGACAGGCTATTTGACTATAAAGGAGAAGAAGTCAATTAAAGGCGAGGAAGAGTTTCTGCTGGATTTCCCAAATTATGAAGTGCAGAGTTCATATTTTGACTATCTTTTTGCTAACGCTGCCAACAGAGCCGCAGATGATATCAAGACCAAAGCAAAAGTGCTTAAAGATGCTTTAGAGGAGAGTGATTTTACGGGATTCGAGGAAGCACTGCGATTCCTGTTTGCTCAAATTCCCTCCAATTTACACATTGAGCAGGAGAGGTTCTATCATTCATTATTTATAATGATTATGTACCTGTCAGGTATCGAAGTGGAGGCAGAGGTGAGTACAAATATCGGTAGAATCGATGGCGTGATGGAGTTTCCTGACAAAATATACATCCTCGAATTCAAGTTTAATCTTCCTCCCGAAGAAGGGTTGAAACAGATTCTCGCGAAAAAATATTACGAAAAATATCTCTCATCCGGCAAAAAGATTTTCCTGGTCGGAGTCGGATTTACCCGGCAGGACATTAAAGTCTCATGGTTTGAAAATAATACCTAA
- a CDS encoding NAD(P)-dependent oxidoreductase, protein MKILVTGVGGFLGQRLVPLLAGEHSVHALFHSTPHQNPDCDFTIADIRDEYALAALFKKFQPELVIHLAGITAVSHALAITEEDVKAINVTASGTLARLSKEYSAKIIYTSTDLVYSGDEGGMVKEEGRLNPLSLYASTKLDGEHAVMENTDEYLILRVALMYGFSKGKLKAFFQEAYNKVRSGQEVVLFHDQFRSSLSVIDGARMLSNLVKNGTTEKFINFGAPERTSRADLFSRFAKKAGLDEKYLVLKSLDDFPNLPRVVDVSLDISRLLSLGITPLSVDDSIDEIVKELP, encoded by the coding sequence ATCAAAATTTTAGTAACCGGTGTCGGTGGTTTTCTCGGGCAAAGGCTTGTCCCTCTGCTCGCGGGAGAACATTCGGTACATGCCCTTTTCCACAGCACGCCCCATCAAAACCCTGACTGTGATTTTACCATTGCAGACATCAGGGATGAATACGCCCTTGCAGCACTTTTCAAGAAATTTCAGCCTGAACTCGTGATTCATCTCGCGGGAATAACCGCAGTCTCCCATGCTCTTGCAATTACTGAAGAGGATGTGAAGGCGATAAATGTCACCGCTTCAGGCACCCTCGCCCGACTTTCAAAAGAGTACTCTGCAAAAATCATCTATACTTCAACCGACCTTGTTTATTCGGGAGATGAAGGCGGCATGGTGAAAGAAGAGGGGAGGCTCAACCCTCTCTCCCTTTACGCTTCTACCAAACTTGATGGCGAACATGCAGTTATGGAGAACACCGATGAATATCTGATTCTCCGTGTTGCACTGATGTACGGGTTTTCAAAAGGGAAACTGAAAGCATTTTTCCAGGAGGCATACAACAAAGTCAGGTCAGGGCAGGAAGTGGTGCTGTTTCATGATCAGTTTCGTTCATCACTATCAGTAATTGACGGTGCAAGAATGCTCTCTAATCTTGTGAAAAACGGGACAACAGAGAAATTTATCAACTTTGGGGCACCCGAAAGGACATCGAGGGCTGATCTGTTTTCGCGTTTTGCAAAAAAAGCGGGGCTTGACGAAAAATATCTTGTGCTCAAATCTCTCGATGATTTTCCGAACCTTCCCCGCGTGGTAGATGTTTCTTTGGATATATCAAGGCTTCTGTCTCTGGGAATTACCCCGTTGTCAGTTGATGACTCAATAGATGAAATTGTAAAAGAATTACCATAA
- a CDS encoding cytochrome b/b6 domain-containing protein has translation MKKQVYIYRSFERFWHWTQAFLIFFLAATGFEVHGSFKFFGYQNAVEYHNIAAYAFIILIAFAIFWHFSTGEWKQYLPTFTNMKAQINFYLTGIFKNAPHPTKKTVLSKLNPLQRLVYLGLKLLVIPVMVASGLLYMFYRYPQKGTIVGLNIDTIEPIALFHTAGAFALIAFIVVHLYLITTGHKPTTNLKAMITGYEELDDETGEENTKKEVEPVADSAVKIEN, from the coding sequence ATGAAAAAACAGGTTTATATCTACAGATCATTCGAAAGATTCTGGCACTGGACTCAGGCATTCCTGATATTTTTCCTCGCAGCAACAGGGTTTGAGGTGCATGGATCATTCAAGTTCTTCGGCTATCAAAATGCAGTCGAATACCACAACATAGCTGCCTATGCTTTCATAATTCTTATTGCCTTTGCGATTTTCTGGCATTTCTCAACAGGTGAGTGGAAACAGTATCTCCCCACTTTTACAAATATGAAGGCACAGATCAATTTCTATCTGACCGGTATTTTCAAAAATGCACCACATCCTACAAAGAAAACGGTGCTTAGCAAGCTGAATCCTCTTCAGAGACTCGTTTATCTGGGACTGAAACTTCTCGTCATACCCGTCATGGTGGCTTCGGGACTGCTCTATATGTTCTACCGCTACCCTCAAAAAGGGACAATTGTCGGACTGAACATCGACACCATCGAGCCGATTGCCCTCTTCCATACAGCCGGTGCTTTCGCATTGATCGCATTTATTGTGGTTCACCTTTATCTGATTACCACAGGTCATAAACCGACTACAAATCTGAAAGCCATGATTACCGGGTATGAAGAACTCGATGACGAAACAGGGGAAGAAAACACAAAAAAAGAGGTTGAACCTGTCGCAGATTCAGCCGTAAAAATTGAGAATTGA
- a CDS encoding urea transporter → MQFFLNSVFFSYSQILFSNRRWLGAVVLLATFASPKIALMSLLGVILSNYTAYLLRFEPAKIESGFYGFNGILFGAATVFYYELTPLFLLLIPLFVVISFLISAVLENHLAVTFNLPGLSLPFVITVFIYIVFLGNYSDIQLAQNQTDVQYFSFLPVLVKNYFKSLALIYFQPNIITGVIIALAILVFSRALFVLSITSFFLSGLVLQLLLPGQSESLAIIVGFNAIITAFALGGSLVLPSGKSFMLTLFATAVIVLMTGFFSILLTGYGLPVLVLPFNFVTLATIYSLKFRKDQTDLVLLYFKPGSPEENLYYHQNRQARFDNFKLFFPELPVWGEWTISQAFDGEYTHKDKWRYAWDFILTEDGKQFENEGDVVEDYFCYGLPVCAPLHGKVVKVVDGIPDNVIGESNIAKNWGNTIVIDHSEGLYSALSHLKPGSIKVEEGQIVDKGDIIAACGNSGRSPYPHLHFQFQIDDTIGGHTHKFPFAFYLEKSEGELALKSFDYPKVNSMVQNLEKHKTLAKAFDFRFGETYKFEYQHKGETKLEEWKIGIDITSTKYIESTAGAVAYIYTSGKVFYFSSFSGNRDCALYYFYLAAMQAPLSYHEGLIWEDSYSISELPVGFVRFLSEFFIFFGTFIHSKGNFKYHKNEDEKEMRLKGEISLTGNFLFAWFNRHYKTEVVVNDDGQIESFSFDQQGKDKIFVKSIINEEEDK, encoded by the coding sequence GTGCAATTCTTTCTGAATTCAGTTTTCTTCAGCTACAGCCAGATCCTGTTTTCCAACAGGAGATGGCTGGGGGCTGTTGTGCTATTGGCAACTTTCGCATCGCCCAAAATCGCTCTTATGTCACTCCTCGGGGTGATTCTGAGCAATTATACTGCTTATCTGCTCAGGTTTGAACCGGCAAAAATAGAATCGGGATTCTACGGATTCAATGGAATTCTCTTCGGGGCAGCCACCGTTTTCTATTATGAACTGACGCCTTTGTTCCTGCTCCTCATTCCGCTGTTCGTTGTCATATCGTTTCTTATATCCGCTGTGCTCGAGAATCACCTTGCGGTTACATTTAATCTGCCCGGTCTTAGCCTTCCATTTGTGATTACGGTTTTTATCTATATCGTATTTCTGGGGAATTATTCAGACATTCAACTCGCTCAAAACCAGACGGATGTTCAATATTTCTCATTCCTGCCTGTATTAGTCAAGAATTATTTCAAGTCACTTGCCCTGATTTACTTTCAGCCGAACATCATTACGGGTGTTATCATTGCACTTGCGATTCTTGTTTTCTCGAGGGCTTTGTTTGTTCTCAGCATTACCTCCTTTTTCCTCTCGGGACTGGTGCTCCAATTGCTCCTCCCGGGGCAGTCTGAAAGCCTCGCTATAATTGTTGGATTTAATGCCATTATTACCGCTTTTGCCCTTGGCGGAAGTCTCGTACTCCCCTCGGGGAAGAGTTTTATGCTTACTCTTTTTGCGACTGCTGTGATCGTTCTTATGACGGGTTTTTTCTCGATTCTCCTGACAGGTTACGGATTGCCTGTGCTCGTGCTCCCCTTTAATTTTGTTACACTTGCTACCATCTACAGTCTAAAATTCAGAAAAGACCAGACGGATCTTGTCTTGCTCTACTTCAAACCGGGTTCACCTGAAGAGAATTTGTATTACCATCAGAACAGGCAGGCAAGATTCGACAATTTTAAGTTGTTCTTCCCTGAACTCCCCGTTTGGGGTGAGTGGACCATCTCTCAGGCGTTTGACGGTGAATACACTCACAAGGACAAATGGAGATATGCATGGGATTTCATTCTCACCGAGGACGGCAAGCAGTTTGAGAATGAAGGTGATGTAGTGGAAGACTATTTTTGCTACGGACTTCCTGTCTGTGCCCCCTTGCATGGCAAGGTTGTAAAGGTGGTTGACGGAATTCCTGACAATGTCATCGGTGAATCAAATATTGCGAAAAACTGGGGAAACACCATTGTAATCGACCACAGCGAAGGGCTCTATTCTGCACTCTCGCACCTTAAACCGGGCTCGATAAAAGTCGAGGAAGGTCAGATAGTCGATAAAGGGGATATTATCGCTGCATGTGGAAACAGCGGAAGATCGCCATACCCTCACCTTCACTTCCAGTTCCAGATTGATGACACAATCGGAGGACACACTCACAAGTTCCCGTTCGCATTTTATCTTGAAAAAAGTGAAGGGGAGCTTGCTCTGAAATCATTCGATTATCCGAAGGTTAATTCCATGGTTCAGAATCTGGAAAAACACAAAACCCTCGCAAAAGCTTTCGATTTCAGATTTGGTGAAACCTACAAATTTGAATATCAGCACAAAGGTGAGACAAAGCTTGAGGAGTGGAAAATCGGGATTGACATCACCAGTACCAAATATATTGAATCAACTGCCGGTGCGGTTGCTTATATTTACACATCGGGAAAAGTTTTCTATTTTAGCAGTTTCTCGGGTAACCGAGACTGTGCCCTCTACTATTTCTACCTTGCAGCGATGCAGGCTCCGTTAAGTTATCACGAGGGATTGATCTGGGAAGATTCCTACAGCATTTCGGAACTACCTGTCGGTTTTGTCCGCTTTCTTTCCGAGTTTTTCATCTTTTTTGGTACTTTTATCCATTCAAAAGGAAATTTCAAGTATCACAAAAATGAAGATGAAAAAGAGATGAGATTAAAGGGTGAAATATCACTTACCGGTAATTTCCTGTTTGCCTGGTTTAACCGTCACTACAAAACAGAGGTGGTGGTTAATGATGACGGGCAGATCGAGTCTTTCAGCTTCGATCAGCAGGGAAAAGATAAGATTTTTGTCAAAAGTATTATAAACGAGGAAGAAGATAAATGA
- a CDS encoding deoxyribonuclease IV, with protein sequence MNPHDQLLGAHTSVQGGVNAAIPLAENLGFTAMQIFTKNNNRWSAPPLKLEDAEAFKAGIAKSSIKFVMAHDSYLINLGAPADEMFNKSVDAMVDELERCEMLGIPQLNFHPGAHLGEGEDFGVKRIAHALNIIHDRTPGFKVKSMIELTAGQGTAIGYKFEHARDIIALVKEQERMSVCIDTAHIFAAGYDIKDPANYEGVIAEFDRIIGLDRLQAFHFNDSKKPLGSRVDRHENIGDGFIGLDGFRNLLNDKRLQHIPKILETPKGKEQLEDLENLARLRRLIEG encoded by the coding sequence ATGAATCCACATGACCAGTTACTCGGAGCCCACACTTCTGTTCAGGGGGGAGTAAATGCTGCCATACCTCTCGCTGAGAATCTCGGTTTTACGGCAATGCAGATTTTCACAAAAAACAACAACAGATGGAGCGCACCACCTCTAAAACTCGAAGATGCCGAAGCTTTTAAGGCTGGAATTGCGAAAAGCAGCATCAAATTTGTGATGGCTCACGATTCCTACCTGATTAACCTTGGTGCCCCTGCCGATGAAATGTTTAATAAATCAGTGGATGCCATGGTGGATGAACTCGAAAGGTGTGAAATGCTCGGTATCCCGCAGCTCAATTTCCATCCCGGTGCACACCTTGGTGAAGGGGAGGACTTCGGAGTTAAACGAATAGCTCACGCTCTGAACATCATCCACGACCGGACACCCGGCTTCAAAGTTAAAAGCATGATTGAACTGACAGCCGGACAAGGGACTGCAATCGGATACAAATTTGAACACGCCCGTGATATCATTGCACTTGTTAAAGAGCAGGAAAGAATGTCAGTTTGTATTGACACGGCACATATCTTTGCCGCAGGTTATGATATAAAAGACCCCGCAAACTATGAAGGTGTAATAGCCGAATTCGACAGAATCATAGGACTCGATCGCCTGCAGGCTTTCCACTTCAACGACAGTAAAAAACCACTCGGCAGCAGGGTTGACCGTCACGAAAACATCGGTGACGGGTTTATCGGTCTCGATGGCTTCCGGAATCTGCTAAATGATAAAAGATTGCAGCACATCCCAAAAATCCTCGAAACCCCAAAAGGCAAGGAACAACTCGAAGACCTCGAAAACCTTGCGAGACTGAGAAGGTTGATAGAGGGCTGA
- a CDS encoding YeeE/YedE family protein, translating to MGPLVPDFIGNELNFVVAILIGIAFGYILEQAGFSTSKKLVGLFYGYDFTVLRVFFTAGITAMIGVVILGHYGLLDLSLIYVNPTFLWSAIVGGLIMGLGFVIGGFCPGTSVCAAAIGKIDAMIFVVGGAFGVLFFAEGYPWFEELYKAENWGNVTMFDTLGISQGIFAFGMTAMAVGAFWFTTWVEKKVNKSENPELQPKKLYLGLGLTLFVLGIVTIFMPERRTELLADAATAATSEKVNTVSVDELAFKLLDNDKKLQIIDLRPAKMFAQFSLPGSVNMTFEELFGKDAFKILALKDKKILFISNTEADEKKAAFIADELGYKNFSILEGGLDTFKKEILEYAPKSEPVTRQEKDTHRFRSRAVNELPVLIQNAKKSAAPKKKSARVIGGC from the coding sequence ATGGGACCATTAGTGCCCGATTTTATCGGAAATGAACTGAATTTTGTAGTAGCTATCCTTATCGGAATCGCTTTTGGATACATCCTCGAGCAGGCGGGGTTTTCAACCTCCAAAAAACTTGTAGGCCTGTTCTATGGATATGATTTTACCGTTCTTCGCGTATTTTTTACAGCCGGTATCACGGCGATGATCGGAGTAGTCATCCTCGGACATTACGGACTCCTCGACCTTAGCCTGATATATGTTAATCCGACTTTTCTTTGGTCAGCAATCGTTGGTGGCTTGATTATGGGTCTGGGATTCGTTATCGGAGGATTTTGTCCCGGTACAAGCGTTTGTGCAGCCGCTATTGGTAAAATTGATGCGATGATTTTTGTTGTCGGCGGTGCTTTTGGCGTTCTCTTTTTTGCCGAAGGTTATCCGTGGTTTGAAGAACTCTACAAAGCTGAAAACTGGGGAAATGTAACCATGTTTGATACGCTGGGAATATCTCAGGGCATCTTTGCATTCGGTATGACTGCAATGGCAGTGGGTGCTTTCTGGTTCACTACCTGGGTCGAAAAGAAGGTAAACAAATCTGAAAACCCCGAACTGCAGCCTAAAAAACTCTATCTGGGTCTCGGACTAACCCTTTTTGTTCTCGGAATTGTGACCATCTTCATGCCCGAAAGAAGAACAGAACTTCTCGCTGATGCTGCAACAGCCGCCACTTCCGAAAAAGTGAACACAGTATCAGTGGATGAACTTGCTTTCAAACTTCTTGATAACGACAAAAAGCTTCAGATAATTGACCTTCGTCCTGCAAAAATGTTCGCTCAATTCAGCCTTCCCGGCTCAGTAAACATGACATTTGAAGAACTTTTCGGCAAGGATGCATTCAAGATTCTCGCCCTTAAAGACAAAAAAATACTCTTCATTTCCAACACCGAAGCAGATGAGAAAAAGGCAGCTTTCATAGCCGATGAACTGGGATACAAAAACTTCTCAATCCTCGAAGGCGGTCTCGACACATTCAAAAAGGAAATCCTTGAATACGCTCCAAAATCCGAACCCGTCACCCGTCAGGAGAAAGACACACACAGGTTCCGCTCAAGAGCAGTAAACGAACTTCCCGTTCTCATTCAGAACGCCAAGAAAAGCGCCGCCCCCAAGAAGAAATCCGCAAGAGTAATTGGAGGATGCTGA
- a CDS encoding tetrathionate reductase family octaheme c-type cytochrome, producing the protein MKKIVIILLVFFLTIVSVILFLRPKEVSQDMTVKLKEKYSKKHVPSVDHSKFAVLQKKFNRPQEITEACISCHTERHKEVMKSSHWNWEREEYVKGRGIIHIGKHNAINNFCIGVEGNEQSCAKCHIGFGMTDALKGYTDSTNIDCLICHDNSETYAKGSEMGGAPDPKLDLNKVAQSVGQPKRTNCGVCHFFGGGGNNVKHGDLDKAMFDGSKDIDVHMGTDGANMSCVDCHTSQNHLMKGKVYSLSSMNRDRSTCEQCHTESPHEAAILNEHTLKVACQTCHIPVYAKVNATKMEWDWSTAGKLKDGKPFEIDDKDGNHTYLSIKGSFTWGTNVKPDYIWFNGTADHYLIGDTVSDTTKPLQVNTLNGSYSDPESKITPVKIHKARQPYDPVNKMLIQPKLFADKKGEGALWKDFDWIRASRVGMEEVGLPFSGQLSFIRTEMTWPVNHMVSTKEKTVSCTECHSRNESRLAGLNDFYMPARDHSPVIDTAGKWIIFLSILGIFAHGSLRIFSNRKQRKEGSK; encoded by the coding sequence ATGAAAAAAATAGTCATAATTCTGCTGGTGTTTTTTCTGACAATCGTGAGTGTGATACTCTTCCTTCGCCCAAAGGAAGTGTCACAGGATATGACTGTCAAACTGAAGGAAAAATACTCCAAAAAACATGTCCCGTCGGTGGATCACTCAAAATTTGCAGTACTTCAAAAGAAATTCAACCGCCCTCAGGAAATTACTGAGGCCTGTATTTCTTGCCACACCGAAAGACACAAAGAAGTGATGAAATCAAGTCACTGGAACTGGGAACGGGAAGAGTATGTGAAGGGTCGCGGCATCATTCACATCGGGAAACACAACGCGATAAACAACTTCTGCATCGGAGTGGAAGGTAATGAGCAAAGTTGTGCGAAATGCCATATCGGTTTTGGAATGACTGACGCCTTAAAAGGGTACACGGATTCCACAAATATCGATTGCCTTATCTGCCATGACAATTCGGAAACCTACGCAAAAGGTTCTGAGATGGGTGGCGCTCCCGATCCAAAACTTGATCTTAACAAGGTGGCTCAAAGTGTTGGTCAGCCAAAACGGACAAACTGCGGAGTCTGTCACTTCTTCGGCGGTGGCGGAAACAATGTTAAGCATGGCGACCTCGATAAAGCGATGTTTGACGGTTCAAAAGATATCGATGTTCATATGGGTACTGATGGTGCCAACATGTCGTGCGTCGATTGCCACACTTCACAGAACCACCTGATGAAGGGGAAGGTTTATTCACTTTCTTCGATGAACCGTGACAGATCAACCTGCGAACAGTGCCATACGGAAAGCCCGCATGAAGCTGCAATTCTAAACGAGCACACGCTTAAAGTCGCATGCCAGACCTGCCATATCCCCGTGTATGCTAAAGTAAACGCTACAAAAATGGAGTGGGACTGGTCAACGGCGGGTAAGCTAAAAGACGGCAAGCCCTTTGAGATCGATGACAAAGACGGAAACCACACCTACCTCTCAATAAAAGGCAGCTTCACCTGGGGAACCAATGTAAAACCCGATTATATCTGGTTTAACGGTACTGCGGATCATTATTTAATTGGAGACACGGTATCCGACACAACAAAACCGCTTCAGGTAAACACACTTAACGGCTCCTATTCCGATCCCGAGTCGAAAATTACCCCCGTTAAAATTCACAAGGCAAGACAACCATATGATCCTGTCAATAAAATGCTTATCCAACCCAAACTTTTCGCCGACAAAAAAGGTGAAGGAGCTCTCTGGAAAGATTTTGACTGGATCCGGGCTTCCCGCGTTGGCATGGAGGAAGTGGGACTTCCATTCAGCGGTCAGCTTTCATTTATAAGAACCGAAATGACCTGGCCCGTTAATCACATGGTCTCCACTAAGGAGAAAACGGTTTCTTGTACCGAATGCCACAGCCGCAATGAAAGCAGACTCGCCGGATTAAATGACTTTTACATGCCCGCAAGAGACCATTCACCCGTGATCGATACAGCCGGTAAATGGATTATTTTCCTGAGCATCCTCGGTATCTTTGCTCACGGCTCACTGAGAATATTCTCGAACCGTAAACAAAGAAAGGAAGGCTCAAAATGA
- a CDS encoding YeeE/YedE family protein, whose protein sequence is MNETKYMNPYLAGFFLGLLLLVTIFVTGRGLGASGAVKSGVVATVSSVAPSHAQESKFYKEYLDEHENNPLKNWLVFEVLGVIVGAFISGLVSNRLNFTLEKIPTVTTKTRVITAFIGGALFGLGSQLGRGCTSGSALSGMAVMSTGGLITMFAIFGAAYAFAWFFRKLWLVEGGK, encoded by the coding sequence ATGAACGAAACAAAATATATGAATCCCTATCTTGCAGGCTTTTTTCTTGGTCTGCTGTTGCTCGTAACAATTTTTGTGACCGGACGCGGTTTGGGAGCAAGTGGTGCAGTTAAAAGCGGCGTGGTTGCTACCGTAAGCAGTGTGGCACCCTCACATGCTCAGGAATCCAAATTCTACAAGGAATATCTCGATGAACACGAGAACAATCCCTTGAAAAACTGGCTCGTTTTCGAAGTGCTGGGAGTAATCGTCGGCGCCTTCATTTCGGGACTTGTATCCAACAGGCTCAACTTCACACTTGAAAAAATTCCGACCGTTACCACCAAAACGAGGGTGATTACCGCATTTATTGGCGGGGCACTCTTCGGTCTGGGCTCACAGCTCGGAAGAGGTTGCACCAGTGGTTCCGCACTTAGTGGAATGGCGGTTATGTCAACGGGTGGACTGATAACTATGTTCGCAATTTTTGGAGCTGCATATGCTTTCGCATGGTTCTTTAGAAAATTGTGGCTCGTGGAAGGAGGTAAATAA
- the dnaB gene encoding replicative DNA helicase → MPSTLRPPHSIEIEQFVLGALLIDPESINKAVAVIDKDAFYKPAHQSIFTAMLSLYNEREPVDVSTVFNELMRLKKLDDVGGLGYLSELGNNISSAANVEYHLKILVEKKILRDLISVSHGIAGKAYQAEDTALKILDEAESKIFQISETRSKKTYIDMKRAVTQTMEYIEIVHTRNAAGVVGVPTGFYDLDEMLGGFQNSDLIILAARPSMGKTALALSFARNAAVDFKLPVAVFSLEMATTQLVTRLICGEAKISGQAIRKGRMSAEESSRLARYGAKLADAPMYIDDMPGQTVLEIRAKSRRLKAEYGIKLIVIDYLQLMQGHTDTESREREISMISRSLKGLAKDLDIPIIALSQLNRESEKRVDKKPMLSDLRESGSIEQDADVVMFIHRPEYYGKEVDNDGNSLKGIAEVIIAKHRNGPVGDVKLKFLHEYTKFENLAHFNPYAALPEDGKSPM, encoded by the coding sequence ATGCCGTCAACATTGAGGCCTCCGCATTCTATCGAGATTGAGCAATTTGTTTTGGGCGCACTTCTGATTGATCCTGAATCGATAAACAAGGCTGTAGCCGTAATCGACAAGGATGCGTTTTACAAGCCGGCACACCAGTCGATATTTACCGCAATGCTTTCTCTCTATAATGAGCGGGAGCCTGTGGATGTATCCACCGTTTTTAACGAATTGATGCGGCTAAAAAAGCTTGACGATGTGGGTGGTCTCGGATATCTCTCCGAACTCGGGAACAATATTTCTTCCGCTGCAAATGTTGAATATCATCTCAAAATTCTCGTTGAGAAAAAGATTCTCCGCGATCTGATTTCCGTCTCCCATGGAATTGCAGGTAAGGCTTATCAGGCTGAGGACACAGCACTCAAAATACTTGATGAAGCTGAATCGAAGATTTTCCAGATTTCCGAAACCCGCTCGAAGAAAACCTATATCGACATGAAACGGGCGGTTACTCAGACGATGGAGTATATCGAGATCGTCCACACTAGAAATGCTGCCGGTGTTGTTGGTGTTCCGACAGGTTTCTACGACCTCGATGAGATGCTCGGCGGCTTTCAAAATTCCGATCTGATCATCCTTGCGGCAAGACCTTCGATGGGGAAAACCGCTCTTGCCCTCTCATTTGCCAGAAATGCGGCTGTTGATTTCAAACTTCCCGTGGCAGTATTTTCCCTTGAAATGGCGACAACTCAGCTTGTTACCCGTTTAATTTGCGGTGAAGCAAAAATCTCGGGTCAGGCGATCAGAAAGGGAAGAATGAGCGCGGAAGAGAGCTCCAGACTCGCAAGATATGGCGCCAAACTCGCAGACGCTCCGATGTACATCGATGACATGCCGGGTCAAACGGTGCTGGAGATCAGGGCGAAATCTAGAAGGCTGAAGGCTGAATACGGAATCAAACTGATAGTGATCGATTATCTCCAGCTCATGCAGGGACATACCGACACCGAGAGCCGTGAACGGGAAATTTCAATGATCTCCCGGTCGCTAAAAGGACTTGCGAAGGACCTCGACATCCCCATTATTGCGCTCTCGCAGTTGAATCGTGAATCAGAAAAAAGAGTGGACAAAAAGCCGATGCTCTCCGATCTTCGTGAATCGGGTTCAATTGAACAGGATGCGGATGTGGTTATGTTTATCCACAGACCCGAATATTACGGCAAGGAAGTGGACAACGATGGTAACTCTCTGAAAGGTATTGCAGAAGTGATCATTGCCAAACATAGAAACGGTCCCGTAGGAGATGTGAAACTGAAATTTTTACACGAATATACCAAGTTCGAAAACCTTGCACACTTCAATCCTTATGCAGCACTTCCCGAGGATGGTAAAAGCCCGATGTAG